In a genomic window of Anoxybacter fermentans:
- a CDS encoding (2Fe-2S) ferredoxin domain-containing protein: MLEVQICVGSSCHLKGAYQVVQIFKEMVKTYDLEDRIHLKASFCQKNCAKGVTVKIGDKLISRVSPENAREIFRRELLKEGEF; the protein is encoded by the coding sequence ATGTTAGAAGTACAGATATGTGTGGGAAGTAGTTGTCATTTAAAAGGCGCTTATCAGGTGGTACAAATTTTTAAAGAAATGGTTAAAACTTATGATTTAGAGGATAGAATCCATCTTAAAGCTTCCTTTTGTCAGAAAAATTGTGCTAAGGGTGTAACTGTTAAAATTGGTGATAAGCTTATAAGCCGGGTTTCACCTGAAAATGCCAGAGAGATTTTTAGACGGGAACTTTTAAAAGAAGGTGAATTTTAA